The Thermomicrobiales bacterium genome contains the following window.
AAACGCTGGAGTCAAACTGGCAATAAGTACACACGCGAGAACAATGACTATCCAGCGGAACGTTGTCTGTGTCTTGCGAACATTAGAATGCATCATCGCGAACGTACGAACCCTTTGTTATCCCAGCCGAGCGTGTCGAGCTCAAACTTAGCAGGATTGTGTCTTTCGGGCAACTGCCAGATCGGACGGCAGCGATAACCATTGCCGTTCGCCGCCACGGGTGACGGGCCTTGGCGGCCATCCGGTCTGCCTAGTCGTCGTCGCTGGGCGCGTCATCCTGCGGGGTTGCTGGCTGTGCCACCCGCATCGACGCGGCGACCAGCTCGGCGAGGTCCTTGACGGCGAAGGTCTCCTCTGCGCCAACCCCTTTGATCCCATCCTCGAACATCGTCATGCAGAACGGGCAGGCGGCGCAGAGCACCTCGGCGCCAGTGTCGATTGCTTCGGTGACGCGCGCCTGGTTGATCCGCGTGCCGCGCGTCTCCTCCATGAACATGCGCCCGCCCCCGCCACCGCAGCAGAACGACTTGTTGCGGTTGCGTCCCATCTCGATCAGCTCGATCCCCGGCAGCGCGCTGATCGCATCACGTGGCTCGTCGTAGACGCCGTTGTAGCGACCGATGTAACAGGGGTCGTGGTAGGTCACCTTGCCCTGGGCGATTGCAGAGTCCGGGTCGAGCGTGATCCGGCCTTCGTCGATGAGCTGGTTGATGAGTTGGGAATGGTGGACAACCTCGAAGTTTCCACCGATTTGCGGGTATTCGTTGGCGATCGCATTGAAGCAGTGCGGGCAGGCGGTGACGATCTTCTTGAACGAATACTGGTTCAGCGTCTCGACCGTCTGCATCGCCAGCATCTGAGCCAGATACTCGTTGCCGACTCGCTTGGCCGGGTCTCCGTTGCAGGTCTCCTCCTTGCCGAGGATGGCGAAGTTGATGCCGGCCTCCTGGAGGATGCGTGTCAGCGAGATTGTCGTCTGCTGGCTGCGCGAGTCGAACGAGCCGAGGCAGCCAACGAAGAACAGGACCTCGACATCCTCGCCGGCCGCCGCTTTCTCGGCCATGACTGGCACGGGCGCGCCGACCTTGCGTGTCCAGTCGGCTCGCTGGTTCTGGGGAAACTGGTACGGGCTATTGAGCCGTTCGAGGTTGTTGAACATCGACACGAGCTCGTCGGGGAACTCACCCTGCTCAAGCACCAGGTTGCGGCGCATTCCGACGATCATCGGCACATGCTCGATGTAAACCGGGCAGTGCTCCATGCAAGCGCCACAGGTCGTGCAATCCCACAGCTCGGCCGGGGTGACGACTTCGCCGATCAGCGATCGTTCAGGCCCGACTCCCCAGCGATAGCGCGCGAGGTTCTCGCCCTCGCCCACTTCGCCGGAGAAGATGTCGCCACTATCGGCGGCATACCCGGCGATCTGCAGAATGAGATCGCGAGGATGAAGCGGCTTGCCGGTGTTAAATGTTGGACAGTACTCCAGGCATCGCCCGCAGTGCATACAAGCGTCCACGTTCATCAGTTGGGCCCAGTTGAAGTCCGCGAGGGCGGCGATGCCAAATGATTCCGCCTCCTCGAGATCCGGGATCGACGCGAGCTCGCCCATCGGCCGTAGCCGGCGGAAGAAGACATTCGTCAGGCTGGTGAAGAGGTGAACCATCTTCGAGTACGCCAGGTAGCTGAGGAAGATGTAGGTCGTGACAAAGTGCCCCCACCAGTTGATCCAGTGCAGGTGGCGGATCGTGTCGACCGATAGCCCCTGGAGAGGGATTGACATTGGATAAGACACAAACGACCAGTCCGCCCACGGGTCGCGAGTGACGGCGAGGCGCAGCGCCTGGAGGATGAACCCCTGGATGCTGAGGACCAGGAGCATCGTGAGCAGGATCAGGTCGTCTGCGGCCGTCTCCTGGTACTTCGGCCGGATGCGGAATCGCCGCAGGAATGCCATCAGCACCCCGACGATCAGCGCAACCCCGCCGATGTTCACCATCAGCTTGTAGCCGAGATAGAAGTTGCCTCGATAGAAGGACCAGTGGAACAGCGGGACAGTGATGTCATCCTCGATCGCAACGATGACCGTGCCGATGAAGAGGATGACGAAACCCCCGAAGATGCAGGCGTGCATGATCCCGGCATAGCGCTTGTTCCGGCGGATAATCCGGCCGTGGAAGATGCTCTTGACCAGGGCGCCTCGCAACCGGATGCCCCACTGGCCGAAGCGATCCTCGGGCTTTCCCCGTCGCCAGACGCTCACCCTCCGGGCCAGACCGAAGGCGATGAATATGAACGGCAGGACCATCGATGCAAGCAGGATGATCCTGGAGATGCTGCCGATATTCCAGAGAATCTCGCGAGTCGGGATCACGCGTCGGCTCCTTCCCGGTCGACCGTGGCCGGGTCACCGGGGTTCGGCTGGTCGTTTGCGGCGCGGTTGATCCGCACGATCGTCATGCCTCCGGTCAACAACGTTGCCGCCAGCATGAGCGCGCCAATGAGCGCGCCAAGAAACAGTAGCAACGCGCTGCGGTCGTTGCCCGCGTTGCCGGCCAACCCCGCCAGGAGCGCGACAAGCGCCGCGACGGCCGGCGCGATCGCCAGGACAGTCGAGATGATCCCGATTACTGCGCGGCGGCTGCGAAGCCAGGCAGGAGTTCGGAGAGTTCGTGGGGGGGCGAGACCGGCGTCGATGCCGAGGCCGATCCCACCGAGCGCAACCAGCCCCGCGGCAAAGACGCGAAGCTGGTGAACCCCTCCAAGCTCAGAGATGATTAACCCAGCGACGCCGAAGGCAAACGCCACCGCCGAGAATAGCCGCAGGTGTTCGTTGAGGAGCGCCCTGAGCGCATCACCGCGCGGCTTCGGCGCCGACTGCGGTTCATCGACCGTGGACATCGCTCACCCCTCGTCTCCACGCCGGCCATGGCGCGCTATCCCCGTCGGAGCTGTTCGGTCAGCTTCGGCACGATCGTCATGACGTCGCCGACGACGCCGAGGTCGGCAAGCTCGAAGATCGGCGCGTCCGGATCGCGGTTGATCGCGATGATGTACTTGCTGCCCTTCATCCCGGCGATGTGCTGGATCGCGCCAGAAATGCCACAGGCGACGTACAACGTAGGCTTGACCGTCTTCCCGGTTTGTCCGACCTGGTGCGAGTATGGAACCCATCCAGCGTCCACGATCGCGCGGGTTGCGCCCGGCGCGCCGCCGAGTGTCTTTGCCAGGTCTTCCACCAACGCGTAATTTTCTGGCTGGCCAAGTCCCCGTCCGCCCGAGACGATGATCGACGCATCCTCGAGGTTCGGGCCTTCACTTGCCTCGACGACTGTCTCGATGACTTTCGTCCGCAGCGTTCGCTCTTCGATGGCGATGCCCACCGGCCTCACGTCCGCCTGTCCGCCAACCTCCTCGGCGGCGAACGCCTTGGGGCGAATCTGGACGAGGTGCGGCTGCGAATTGCGGAGTGTTACTGTGCCGGTAGTCTCGGCGCCCCACGGAACGGTTACCCGCAGGTCGTCACCGTCGTAGCGCACGTCAGTCGCATTCGCAATGACGCCGACGTTCAGCCTCGCTGCCAGCCGTGAGACGAGATCCCGCGCCGACGGCGTGCTGGAGAACAGAATCAGGTCGGGTGGGTCGCTTGCGATCATCGCCGCCAGCGTCGCGGCGTGTGGCTCTGCGAGGTATTCGGCGTACCGTGGGTCGTCGCCGTGGTGGATGACTGTCGCGCCGTGGTTGCCGATGCTTGTTAGCGCATCGCTGCCAGCGGGGCCGAACACGACCGCCTCGGCGGTACCGAGCGCGCGTGCTGGAGTGAGGAGCTCCAGAGATTGTCTGTGGACTGCGCCATCGGTGACTTCAGTCCAGACCCAAACTCGCTTTTCTGTCATCTACGCCACCTGGATTTTCTTCAGGTAGGCGACGATCTGCTCGACGCTATCGCCGCCCTCGTCCGTGATCTTGACGCCCTGCTTCTCCTCGCGGATCAGCGCGACCGTCAGAACTTCTTCCTTCGCTCCGGTCTCGCCGACGGAATCTGCGGCAACTCCGAGCGCCGCTGTGTCCTTCGCGTCCACCGGCTTCTTCTTGGCTTGCATCATCAGCTTGAATGATGGGTAGCGCGGCTCGGCAACCGACGCGGTGACGGTGACGAGCGCCGGCAGTTGTGCCTCGACGGTCTGATAGCCCGTCTCGGTTGCCCGTTGGACGGTGACCTTGCCGCTGTCGGCAGATAGCGAGCGGGCGAACGTGACCTGTGGCAGGTCCAGGAGCTCTGCGAGAGCCCCGGGAACCATTCCAGTGTAGGCGTCGGTGCTCTCGACGGCGCAGACGACCAGGTCGGGGGATTCGGCGCGGATCGCAGCCGCGAGCGTTCTGGCAGTGCCGAGCGCGTCGGAGCCGGCCAGCGCGTTGTCCTGGATATGGATTGCTCGCCCGGCGCCCATTGCCATTGCGCGGCGCAGTGCGTCTTCGGCGGCGGCCGGCCCCATCGTCAGGACGACGACCTCGCCGCCCTGTTTTTCGACGAGCTGTAGAGCGATTTCGATTCCGTATTCGTCGGACGGATCGAGGATTGACTGGGCGGGATTGCGCTTCAGCCGCTTCGTGCCGGTGTCCACTTCCATCGGCATGTTCGGGTCGGGGACGTGTTTCGCGCAGACGACGATCTTCATCGCGGCAGACGATTCCTTTCGTTACGCCGAGTGTCGCCTCGAGTATCGACGGGGAAGGATGCACTGGTGCTTCGGGCCGGCATGATAGGTGAACTAAAGCATGGTTGGCAAGCCTTCTGCTCTCTGGTTGGCGCGATCAATCGAAGAATTTCCGTTGACGTGTCTCAGCCCGGCGACGCTGCAGACGCCAACCAGCCTGCGTCAGGACGATCGTATCGTAATAGTCTCCGGTCATTGGTGGGCCTTCGTTCGGGAACGCGATGAACTTGCTATGGGCGTTGACGACGCCGTCGATGGCTTCTGTGAGTGTCGTGTTGCCCGTGAAGTGAGCGTACATGTTGCGACCAAGGAACGTCCGGATGATGTCCGCGGCTCCGTGAAGGTCGGGAATCCCGTATGCGCTGCGATCGAAGATGAAGTCTTCGGCGAATACCTCGTCGACGCGGCCCCAGTCGTGATCGTCGACGATATGCCCGTAGTCGGCCAGCAGCGCGTGGATCTGGAGGATGTCGTCGGCTGTCAATGTCATTCGTTCGCTCCCCTCTCGATCGATAGTATGGCGCAATCCAGGGGAATGTCGTGGGCACGCAAACGCCCACTGGCTAGAGACTCCGGGAGTCTGTTACCAGTGGGCGTCAGGCGTAGGTAGTAGCGGGGGCAGGATTCGAACCTGCGACCTTTGGGTTATGAGCCCAACGAGCTGCCGCTGCTCCACCCCGCGGTGGTGGTGGTGGATGCGTGTGTGTGAGGGTGGGTGTTGGTGATGACGAGTCGGGGGTGGGCGCGACGGCCTCGCCTCCCACGCAGTTGCCCGCGCAGTACTCTCCGGCGCTGCCCGGGGGCACGACCCGGTGCGGGATGGGACGGGGTGGGGCCCGGGCGCTCTGGGCCACGCCCACCCCCGGCTCGTCAGTTGGTGGTGGTATAGATGGCGTGGGTTTGCCGTGGTGGTCGGGAGACGCGCGTGGGCGGTGGTGGTGGTGGAGAGTGGGGTGGGGTGTGTGTGTGGGAGGGGGAAGAAGAACCGCCCTCGACCATGAGGACGGCTTGGCTCCAGTCGGTTACCCGCTGTCCACCGGCCGCCTCTTAACCCGGTCGTCTTCCGGGGGTCTTACTCTGTAATGATGAGAAGGCTCATCTTGGGGTGGGCTTCCCACTTAGATGCTGTCAGCGGTTATCCCTGCCAGACGTAGCTACCCAGCGCTGCCGGATGTCCGACAACTGGCACACCAGCGGTCTGTCCAGCCCGGTCCTCTCGTACTAGGGCCAGCCCCCCGCAACCTTCTATGCGCCCACGGCGGATAGAGACCGAACTGTCTCACGACGTTCTGAACCCAGCTCGCGTACCTCTTTCATGGGCGAACAGCCCAACCCTTGGGACCGCCTCCAGCCCCAGGATGAGACGAGCCGACATCGAGGTGCCAAACGCTGCCGTCGATATGGACTCTTGGGCAACATCAGCCTGTTATCCCCGGGGTAGCTTTTATCCGTTACGCCACGGCCCTTCCACGCGGGACCGTGGGATCACTCTGCCCGACTTTCGTCCCTGCTCGGGTGGTCACCCTCGCAGTCAAGCCCCCTTGCTGCCAGTGCACGCTCCGGCCGATTTCCATCCGGCCTGAGGGGACCATTGGGCGCCTCCGTTACTGTTTAGGAGGCGACCGCCCCAGTCAAACTCCCCGCCAGCCACTGTCCCCGCGCCGGATAACGGCCGCAGGTGAGAGCGCCGACCTGGCCAGAGTGGTATTTCACCGCCGCCTCCCCCGGGACTGGCGTCCCGGG
Protein-coding sequences here:
- a CDS encoding (Fe-S)-binding protein, whose protein sequence is MIPTREILWNIGSISRIILLASMVLPFIFIAFGLARRVSVWRRGKPEDRFGQWGIRLRGALVKSIFHGRIIRRNKRYAGIMHACIFGGFVILFIGTVIVAIEDDITVPLFHWSFYRGNFYLGYKLMVNIGGVALIVGVLMAFLRRFRIRPKYQETAADDLILLTMLLVLSIQGFILQALRLAVTRDPWADWSFVSYPMSIPLQGLSVDTIRHLHWINWWGHFVTTYIFLSYLAYSKMVHLFTSLTNVFFRRLRPMGELASIPDLEEAESFGIAALADFNWAQLMNVDACMHCGRCLEYCPTFNTGKPLHPRDLILQIAGYAADSGDIFSGEVGEGENLARYRWGVGPERSLIGEVVTPAELWDCTTCGACMEHCPVYIEHVPMIVGMRRNLVLEQGEFPDELVSMFNNLERLNSPYQFPQNQRADWTRKVGAPVPVMAEKAAAGEDVEVLFFVGCLGSFDSRSQQTTISLTRILQEAGINFAILGKEETCNGDPAKRVGNEYLAQMLAMQTVETLNQYSFKKIVTACPHCFNAIANEYPQIGGNFEVVHHSQLINQLIDEGRITLDPDSAIAQGKVTYHDPCYIGRYNGVYDEPRDAISALPGIELIEMGRNRNKSFCCGGGGGRMFMEETRGTRINQARVTEAIDTGAEVLCAACPFCMTMFEDGIKGVGAEETFAVKDLAELVAASMRVAQPATPQDDAPSDDD
- a CDS encoding electron transfer flavoprotein subunit alpha/FixB family protein; amino-acid sequence: MTEKRVWVWTEVTDGAVHRQSLELLTPARALGTAEAVVFGPAGSDALTSIGNHGATVIHHGDDPRYAEYLAEPHAATLAAMIASDPPDLILFSSTPSARDLVSRLAARLNVGVIANATDVRYDGDDLRVTVPWGAETTGTVTLRNSQPHLVQIRPKAFAAEEVGGQADVRPVGIAIEERTLRTKVIETVVEASEGPNLEDASIIVSGGRGLGQPENYALVEDLAKTLGGAPGATRAIVDAGWVPYSHQVGQTGKTVKPTLYVACGISGAIQHIAGMKGSKYIIAINRDPDAPIFELADLGVVGDVMTIVPKLTEQLRRG
- a CDS encoding electron transfer flavoprotein subunit beta/FixA family protein, with protein sequence MKIVVCAKHVPDPNMPMEVDTGTKRLKRNPAQSILDPSDEYGIEIALQLVEKQGGEVVVLTMGPAAAEDALRRAMAMGAGRAIHIQDNALAGSDALGTARTLAAAIRAESPDLVVCAVESTDAYTGMVPGALAELLDLPQVTFARSLSADSGKVTVQRATETGYQTVEAQLPALVTVTASVAEPRYPSFKLMMQAKKKPVDAKDTAALGVAADSVGETGAKEEVLTVALIREEKQGVKITDEGGDSVEQIVAYLKKIQVA
- a CDS encoding nuclear transport factor 2 family protein: MTLTADDILQIHALLADYGHIVDDHDWGRVDEVFAEDFIFDRSAYGIPDLHGAADIIRTFLGRNMYAHFTGNTTLTEAIDGVVNAHSKFIAFPNEGPPMTGDYYDTIVLTQAGWRLQRRRAETRQRKFFD